GTAATTAGTATCAAAAGTGCCAAAATTCTAcggcacatcaacacccccaacttagactattgcttgtcctcaagcaactaaaacaaAATCATCCTACCCTATACTACTTTATTTCCGACATATCATAAAATTGCAGTGACTGTAGATGGTTTTGACTATCAGCTAACAAGAATGTAACTTTTTTTATTTATCCTCCGTGGAAAACAACGATCATTTAGCAATTCGACAAATCAACTTGTAAACTTCGAGCCTCAAGCAAAATGACAGAATGCTACCCACAGCTAAGTTTGTGCTTGTATTCTACTTCAAGAACCTagcttctgctaaatcttgcaaTTCATGCGTGCTCACAATAAAGAAAATACCCAACTCACACATATGTACAGGGGATGCAATCAAACACTCTTGCACTCAGAACGAAAGCTACATGCTACAAGTATCAGTCCAtatgcttgcccttattttaaatCGCTACTATCTTAGGAATGATTGGATGTAGATCACCAAGGACTTTTATGAGTTGTAGTGTAGGCTTCGGGACGGGTTGGATGAATATTTGGGAATGTAGTGGCTATACCCTCCTTGAACTCTACATATACTTTGCTTCTTTACTACATATGACCTCGAGTTACCGACATAGAACCACCTCAAAGTATTTCTTCAGTTTTCACAAGACTCCACtccatttctctctctctctctctctttatatatgtacaaatgtttttttttcttttcttttttctttggagCTTGAGTATCTTCATATATACAACTTTGAGGTTTTTgttgctttttttcttttttttttacacaCAGTAGTCAACCTTACCCATTTTCACTTTATACCggcacccccaacttaggcttttagcctcattcttaATTGTTCAAGGAAGAATGgggttcaaaagagggaattatttcaCAAGGGATTAAGGTTTGTAATGTGGTAGCCAAataaaaggttaaaggctcaacgGGGGTAACTAGGGTAATTGATGTACCAGGAAGGTCAATTTGGCCAAGATTAGCTAGCAGTCACAAAGAGAGCCTAAGATCATTTCATCACCCAATATTTAACCTGAGAGTTGCTATAAGaaaccaaccgggcaagttctagacatcacaaGTTAAGCATATGCATTATTTGTATAAATTCTCACTCACTCACAACGCATGAACTGTTCGACTCAGCATAATTTCAGCCCTCAAGTGAATGCAAGGCAACTCAAGCTTCATCACATGATAATTGAGATTCTGAGTAAGCATAAAGTCAAAGGGTGAGCCTCGAATTCACAAGAATAACTAACCTTTTTTTATACAAAATTTGAAGGGTACAATTTAttcaacaaaaattcattacATGCTTGAAGCTAGAACAATCAACACCAAACAAGTCAAAACATACTGTGCTACTACcatggttctactattacacccttggaaaagaacccggTGAAGAAAAACCAAGGGTAATTCATTGTTATCTACCAATCTACACTATCAAGTAAAGGTTTTATGTACAAGTTCTTAACAAAATTTGACTACCCTACCCCCCAACCAAAAAgtatgcattgtccccaatgcatagaGAATGTAAAATTAAAGTTTAGGGGTTTCCTAGGGCGCACTAGGCACTAAGAGGGGCTGAAACATCCGGGGTAGCTGTGGGGTCCGATGCTAGCGCTGAGAAAGTTGTGGGGTCAGATGCTGGCACTGTAGAAGCAACAGGTAGAACCTCAGACTGTGTGGTGGTATCTGAGGCTAGAATGGGAAGCTCCACCTGCTGTGGAGCTGGGTTTGGGACTTGTGACCTGCTATCCTCTCCTAGTGATGGCTACCTGATCGATGGATTGGCCTTGGAGACCATGTCCGCAATAGAGTGTGTAATTGCTGTCTGCACATCTGTTTCCTCTTCATCCTGTGTATCTATAGAGACAGCAACTTATTTCTCTCTATTGTCTCGTTGATCCCTAGTATCCTCAACCAATGCCTCCTCATCAGTTTCCTCACTATCTCCCTCATCAGTCTCCCCCCAAACTCTCCGGATCCCACCTCTGAAGGAGTGTCAATGTGTAAAATGGAACCTGAAACCCTTAAAGTCTTAGTACCCTAGGCTTTTGGAGTTGTTATAAGGTTTGTGAAATCCAGGTCCAAGCTCGGAATGTGGGAAGTCCCAGTGCCTTGCTCACCTTCATGCGGAATAAAGGAGGTTAAGTGAAACTCCAAATTCTACATCTTGTGCAGTTTTGATTTCAGCTCAGCAACATCCTTCTGGAGTTGAGGCATATCTCCAGCTTCGCCTCTCTAGACCCTCTCAAGTCGCACTTCAAAGTGCTTGAGTCGATCATCATAGGATTGATGTTGTTGTTGAAGAGCGCTGACTGAGGCTTGGATAGGGGCCAGTGCTTGCCTGATAAGAGCTgggagttcctttgtcagtcggTCTATCTTGGCATTGGCATATTGGGCTAGTAGACCCAGCTTTGATAGAGATGGTAAAGCAACAGGTGGTTGTGTAGTGGTTTGCTTCGGAGTGGATGTGGAGGTAGCTGGTGCAGAGGGAGTGTCAGGTAGTGAGGGAGTAGTAGGTGTTGCTGATTCTGGAGGAGGAGTGAGTGAAGGCTCTGTTGGATCGTCGACCACTGTATCGGCAACATCATTTATCCGGGTGATGTCGATATCCTAAAGAGCTTTTGCCATGAGATCATGTTTGGGGATAGGAGGAACCATTACAACTTTACACAAGGCACGGATTAGGTATGGAAAAGGGAGCGAGGTTGCTGTCTGGTTAGCCTGGATCCCAATCTCATGGTATATAATCTCTCCCACATTAACCTTGATGCCTGTCATGATGCATGCAATGAGTATTGCCTTCTCGATGCTTATATCTGTTTCTTCTTGAGGGCATTAGATGGGAACATACAAAACTTAGCCAGTACTAACTTTCTTAGGTAAGATCCCTCTTGTAGATCTTTTGTTTATGTGCAATCCAGGGCAAAGTTCCCTTGTCTAGGACAGAAGCTACCCAAGCACGCTCGAATTCCTTGTTTTTAATATTTTCGTTATATTTTGCGGTGCCTGGCTCCCACTCCTTGAAGTATACATCATTGATTGATCCCGCATCATAGAGGACTTCAACTCCGCGGACTAAAACAATGTCCAGGAACTTACGATTTCTCTTTTGTTCTACCTTCCTAGATGCAGCATAGGCAGCAGAGAATTCCCGCATGAGTGTCTCATTGTACTCTCCTGAGATCTGACCGAATGACTCACACCCCCTCTTTTTGATATTTTCTAGTACATGAGGGTAATGTTCTTTTAAATCGTTCAAGCTAAGCTGCTTTTCTTCcaggatttttctcttttctaagCGCTCCCTGTACAGGGTCCGAGATCCGGAAACCCCAAACCTGAGATCAACAGCTGGCAAAAGATCGGTCTATGCTTCCTCCTTTTTAGACTGGGAGGAATGCTTAGATGTCCTTCTGGTTGGCTCAGGTCAGGAGAGTTTGGATTGCTGTGTTTGTTGGCTCAGAAGCAACTCATTTGTTTCCTCGAGAGGGAGGTGATCGGCATGAGAGAGACTTCTTTGGTGACATTCCTGTCAATGAAACAATGGGTAAGTGGTTGATACAGCATAGGAAATATATTGAGAGAGTTTGAAAGAAGCAAGGGCTTTTACGATgaggtatgcgatcgcataacagcTATGCGAACCGCAAATCCATCCCACAATAAAATCACTCAAAAGCCAAAGCAAGTATGCGATCGCAAAAAGGACCGCAAAACAGGTTATGCGACCGCAGACTAGTCGCATTTGTGCTCAGCAGATGGGGCAATATTTCTGCCTCATTTCGCGACAATTCCACATTCCGCAAAATGAGTTTGCGATAGCAAACTCGACCACAAAATTCCTTCTTAACAAGCCACCTAGGGCACCAATATGCGATGATTTTGCAGACCGCAAACCCATTATGCGGACTGCAAATATCGTCTCCCTCAGTCAAAAGATCGAACCTTTACGTACAAGTTCTCTACACCCAATCTCAAACCTTGCACATTCATGCCATAGAAAAATTACCCAACCCTCTGGTCTCTAATCCTATCATGAATATTAAGTCACTCAGCTGAGTCTACCCCCAGCCTTAATGTGCCCCCAAACAAAAATTTGTGAAACAATTAAGCATTGAGAAGAAGGGGGGAAGAAGAGGGTGCAAACACATGACCTTATTTAATGTAATTAAGAAAGAGAGGGAGGAAAATGATATACCAGATGCCTGAGCAATTGAAGAAATCATTCTGAGATGCTATCAGGTGAGTTTTTCTGCAATTTCGATccttttttttgtgattttgtgtGTTTACGCCAATGCCTGTTCTTGTTCTTctccctttttgtttttgttttcattttgatttttttgtttgtgtTATGAGGTGCTTGTGTGTGAGTGATAGTGAGAGTGAGAATGAAGGTGAAGGTATGTGACTGAAATGTGAAAGGATTAGGGTTTAATACCTGTGAGGTTTGTGGCGGACAAGTGGACCACATAAcacattatgcggtcgcatatgtGTTTTGCGATGAGTTAATGGCTGGGTGGCTCAACTTCATTTCGCGATGCATTCTGCAGTTGCATAACTATTATGCGGGCCACAAAATTAGAAATCCACCACATTTTCTAAGAACAAATTTGCATTTTTTCTGATTGTGTCTGCAACCACTATGTGGTCCGTATagccattatgcgaccgcatagttGCTGCAAACCACGGGTCCTTCTTTTCTTCATTCTCCTTAGTCCTTGCGCCATGTTTCATTGTATTTTGAGCTACCTACATTCTAACACACACGTCAAACTGCTCAACACTAACAACTAAACCTACATAAATTAAAAATCTAACAAAAAAttgttaccacacatgggttgcctcccaagaagcgcttgatttaatgtcgcggcacgacgatGTTGACCCCATTTGGGCTAATCCGTGGTGGGGGCTGGTGTAGGACTATCTTTGAGATCAAATTATTCTATCAAATGCCTTTCTCCTGTGGTACCGAGGTAATACTTGACTCGTTGGCCATTTACTTTGAAAGTTCGAGTTCCATCCTCCGACTCCAATTCAACAGCACCATAGGGGGACACACTAATAACTTTGAACGGGCCAGATCATTTGGATTTGAGTTTGCCCGAAAATAACTTGAGTATTGAGTTGAAGAGTAAGACCAAGTCTCTGGATTTGAATTCCCGCTTCAAAATCTTTTTGTCATGAACAAATttcattctctccttgtacaTGGCTGCACTTTAATAGGCATGGAGACGGAATTCTTCCATCTCATTGAGTTGTATCATTCTTAGGTTAGCAGCTTCGGCCCAATCAAGATTCAACTTTTTCAATGTCCATATGGCTTTGTATTCAAGCTTCACTAGCAAGTGACATGCCTTACCAAAAACCAACTGGTATGGTGAGGTGCCAATGAGAGTCTTAAATGCTTTGAGATATGCCCACAAcgcatcatctagcttccttgaccagtcagtcctatttgcattaacTATCTTTGCTAGGATATCTTTGATCTCCCTGCTGgaaacttcaacttgaccactcgacTGAGGATGATAAGGTATGGACACCTTGTGCTTGACTCCATACTTTTCAAGCAGTCGGGTGAAGGCCTTGTTACAAAAGAGAGAACCACCATCACTATGGATGGCCCTGGGGGTACCAAACCacgtgaatatgttcttcttcaagaaAGTGGTCACACTCCTTGCCTCATTATTGGGCAAGGCAattgcctcaacccatttggagaAGTAGTCCACAGCCACCAAGATATATGTCATGCCATAAGAGCTCacgaaggggcccatgaagtATATCCCCCACACATCAAAGATCTCGACCTCCATTACAAAGTTCATAGGTATCTCATGTCTTTTAGAAATTGACCcttatctttga
This genomic stretch from Nicotiana sylvestris chromosome 9, ASM39365v2, whole genome shotgun sequence harbors:
- the LOC138878348 gene encoding uncharacterized protein — encoded protein: MEVEIFDVWGIYFMGPFVSSYGMTYILVAVDYFSKWVEAIALPNNEARSVTTFLKKNIFTWFGTPRAIHSDGGSLFCNKAFTRLLEKYGVKHKVSIPYHPQSSGQVEVSSREIKDILAKIVNANRTDWSRKLDDALWAYLKAFKTLIGTSPYQLVFGKACHLLVKLEYKAIWTLKKLNLDWAEAANLRMIQLNEMEEFRLHAY